A portion of the Megalobrama amblycephala isolate DHTTF-2021 linkage group LG23, ASM1881202v1, whole genome shotgun sequence genome contains these proteins:
- the urp1 gene encoding urotensin-related peptide 1, producing MASEDIKLKMPAGARALKTEVTRDPLNMLSLALLYILAVVCSVRRTHALPLYSDTALPQQEELIQKLVAEVEEGQSNDLTEQRDIKTVLPVLLQRGTKETLQQEKMNNMVDDLKAVVLKLAAADNLRSQGYVRSEQNLPKNNKRACFWKYCVTN from the exons ATGGCCTCGGAAGATATAAAACTGAAGATGCCGGCTGGGGCAAGggcactgaagactgaagtcaCCCGCGATCCTCTCAACATGTTGTCACTGGCATTGCTCTACATTCTGGCCGTGGTTTGCTCTGTGCGGAGAACTCACGCACTGCCTCTATATTCAGACACGGCACTGCCACAGCAGGAAG AACTGATTCAGAAACTGGTGGCAGAGGTTGAGGAAGGACAAAGTAATGATTTAACAGAGCAAAGGGACATCAAAACTGTGCTCCCTGTCCTGCTCCAGAGAG GTACAAAAGAAACTTTGCAGCAAGAGAAAATGAATAACATG GTGGATGACTTAAAAGCAGTTGTCTTAAAACTAGCAGCAGCTGATAACCTGCGTTCTCAAGGCTATGTACGATCTGAGCAAAACTTGCCCAAAAACAATAAGAGAG